A genomic segment from Rubrobacter tropicus encodes:
- the fdhA gene encoding formaldehyde dehydrogenase, glutathione-independent, producing MADNRVVVYKGPGEVAVENIEYPKLEVPQEVASAMGMSVAAPHAVILKIVSTNICGSDQHMVRGRTTAPVGQTLGHEITGEIVEKGDDVQFLDVGDICSVPFNIACGRCRNCKERKTGVCLNVNPARAGSAYGYVDMGGWIGGQAEYVLVPFADFNLLKFPDREQALEKILDLTMLSDIFPTGYHGAYTAQVTTGSTVYVAGAGPVGLAAAHAAQLLGAAVVIVGDLNEERLAQARSFGCETVDVSQGPLEELIAGIVGEPEVDCAVDAVGFEASAKPGEEAPAVVLNQIQTVTRAGGSLGIPGLYVTGDPGAADPEAQEGTLKIRFGLGWAKSHAFFTGQCPVMKYNRGLMMSILHDKAQIAKAVNATVISLDEAPQGYKDFDKGAAKKYVLNPHGMIPA from the coding sequence ATGGCCGACAACAGAGTAGTGGTCTACAAAGGACCGGGAGAAGTAGCCGTAGAAAACATCGAGTACCCGAAGCTCGAGGTGCCGCAAGAAGTGGCGAGCGCGATGGGGATGAGCGTCGCCGCCCCGCACGCCGTGATACTCAAGATAGTCTCGACCAACATCTGCGGTTCGGACCAGCACATGGTCAGGGGCCGGACGACGGCCCCCGTGGGGCAGACCTTGGGGCACGAGATCACGGGCGAGATCGTCGAGAAGGGCGACGACGTCCAGTTCCTCGACGTGGGCGACATCTGTTCCGTCCCGTTCAACATCGCCTGCGGGCGTTGTAGGAACTGCAAGGAGCGCAAGACCGGCGTCTGCCTGAACGTCAACCCGGCGCGGGCCGGCAGCGCTTACGGCTACGTGGACATGGGCGGTTGGATCGGCGGCCAGGCCGAGTACGTGCTCGTCCCGTTCGCGGACTTCAACCTCTTGAAGTTCCCCGACCGCGAGCAGGCGCTGGAGAAGATCCTCGACCTGACGATGCTTAGCGACATCTTCCCGACCGGCTACCACGGCGCCTACACCGCCCAGGTGACCACGGGATCTACGGTCTACGTCGCCGGCGCCGGCCCCGTCGGGTTGGCCGCGGCCCACGCGGCGCAGTTGCTGGGTGCGGCCGTCGTGATCGTGGGCGACCTCAACGAGGAGCGTCTGGCGCAGGCGAGGTCCTTCGGATGCGAGACCGTCGACGTTTCGCAGGGGCCGCTCGAGGAGCTGATCGCGGGCATCGTGGGCGAGCCCGAGGTGGACTGCGCGGTCGACGCGGTGGGCTTCGAGGCCTCGGCCAAGCCCGGCGAGGAGGCCCCGGCGGTGGTCCTCAACCAGATCCAGACCGTCACCCGCGCGGGCGGCTCGCTCGGCATCCCGGGCCTGTACGTCACGGGCGACCCCGGTGCCGCGGACCCCGAGGCGCAGGAGGGGACGCTCAAGATAAGGTTCGGCCTCGGCTGGGCCAAGAGCCACGCGTTCTTCACGGGCCAGTGCCCGGTGATGAAGTACAACCGCGGGCTGATGATGAGCATCCTGCACGACAAGGCCCAGATCGCCAAGGCCGTCAACGCCACGGTGATCTCCCTCGACGAAGCCCCGCAGGGCTACAAGGACTTCGACAAGGGTGCCGCCAAGAAGTACGTCCTCAACCCGCACGGCATGATCCCGGCCTAA
- a CDS encoding Uma2 family endonuclease, translating into METVKSPAEQKVILHNASWETYERLMDERGDRRVPRFTYDRGELEIMSPSTERESIACFLELLVALVAGETDVNAYGVGSTTFKREDLERGFEPDACFYVQNEERIRGKPRIELGIDPPPDLVIEVDITSPSLSKFSVCARIGVPEIWRHDGERASVFVLREGGYAEVAMSEVLPSLSGPVLSRFVEESRSLGSAAWIREVRGWARSNAGASG; encoded by the coding sequence ATGGAGACGGTCAAGAGCCCGGCGGAGCAGAAGGTCATCCTCCACAACGCGAGTTGGGAGACCTACGAGCGCCTCATGGACGAGCGTGGGGATCGTCGGGTGCCGCGGTTTACCTACGACCGGGGAGAGCTGGAGATTATGAGCCCGTCCACGGAGCGCGAGAGCATCGCCTGCTTCCTGGAATTGCTAGTGGCTTTGGTCGCCGGAGAGACGGACGTAAACGCGTACGGTGTCGGTTCCACGACCTTCAAGCGCGAGGACCTGGAACGCGGCTTCGAGCCCGATGCCTGCTTCTACGTGCAGAACGAGGAACGCATCCGCGGCAAGCCCAGGATAGAGCTTGGTATAGATCCGCCGCCCGATCTGGTAATCGAGGTTGATATAACGAGCCCATCGCTGTCCAAGTTCTCTGTCTGCGCGCGGATCGGGGTCCCCGAGATCTGGCGTCACGATGGGGAGCGGGCGTCGGTTTTCGTACTGCGAGAGGGCGGGTACGCGGAGGTCGCAATGAGCGAGGTCCTACCGTCCCTCTCCGGCCCGGTCCTCTCGCGCTTCGTCGAAGAGAGCCGGTCCCTGGGTAGCGCGGCCTGGATACGCGAAGTTCGCGGGTGGGCACGGAGCAACGCCGGGGCATCCGGCTAG
- the fdhD gene encoding formate dehydrogenase accessory sulfurtransferase FdhD: protein MLQKTGRARSGNKTKARVRVVEDGRARVKSDHLATEEPMEIRLVTGGGRQTVAVTMRTPGADFELAAGFLYGEGIISSREEVKKISYCVDSDVDAEQRYNIVNVELRGDREYDLRSLERHFYTTSACGVCGKASLEQLELRGCPVVPPGPEVSSETIYSLPEKLREAQGLFEATGGLHAAALFDAEGNLLATREDVGRHNATDKLVGWALLEDRLPLSENVVMVSGRSSFEILQKCLTAGVPVVCAVSAPSSLAVDVAREFGMTLVGFLRGGRFNVYAGFDRILLGEGKEPAT from the coding sequence ATGCTACAGAAGACCGGCAGGGCGCGGAGCGGCAACAAGACCAAGGCGCGGGTGAGGGTCGTCGAAGACGGCCGGGCGCGCGTAAAGTCCGACCACCTCGCGACCGAAGAGCCGATGGAGATCAGGCTCGTGACGGGCGGCGGGAGGCAGACCGTAGCCGTCACCATGCGCACGCCCGGCGCGGACTTCGAGCTGGCGGCGGGTTTCCTGTACGGGGAGGGCATCATCTCCTCGCGGGAGGAGGTAAAGAAAATCAGCTACTGCGTCGACTCCGACGTCGACGCCGAGCAGCGCTACAACATCGTCAACGTGGAGCTGAGGGGCGACCGGGAGTACGACCTGCGCTCCCTGGAGCGCCACTTCTACACCACGAGCGCCTGCGGGGTGTGCGGCAAGGCCAGCCTGGAGCAGTTGGAGTTGCGCGGTTGCCCCGTGGTGCCGCCCGGGCCGGAGGTCTCATCGGAGACGATCTACTCGTTGCCGGAGAAGTTGCGGGAGGCGCAGGGCCTCTTCGAGGCGACGGGCGGGCTTCACGCGGCGGCGCTCTTCGACGCGGAGGGGAACCTTCTGGCGACGCGCGAGGACGTGGGCAGGCACAACGCGACAGATAAGCTCGTCGGGTGGGCCTTGCTCGAAGACAGGTTGCCGCTCTCGGAGAACGTGGTGATGGTGAGCGGACGGAGCTCGTTCGAGATCCTGCAGAAGTGCCTGACGGCAGGGGTGCCCGTCGTCTGCGCCGTCTCCGCCCCGAGCAGCCTCGCCGTCGACGTCGCCAGGGAGTTCGGGATGACGCTCGTCGGGTTCTTGCGCGGGGGGCGGTTCAACGTATACGCCGGGTTTGATAGGATTCTCCTCGGAGAGGGTAAAGAGCCCGCAACGTAG
- a CDS encoding L-lactate MFS transporter, whose translation MASQTANDAGNRVIIAIAGVVMQVALGAVYAWSVFRDPLAQAYGGASATAVNTTFSITIFTLGFAAFAGGLWMGRSGPRIVALTAGVLYGLGIFLASFAEGSLVLLYLTYGLIAGAGIGLGYIVPVATLIKWFPDKRGFITGIAVAGFGGGAFVTAFVARGLVASSGPFSAFAILGIVYLVMVVGAALFMRNPPEGYRPPGWEPEESGTGGASAANYDLGGALKTWQWFALWALLFLNVTAGIAIITEAAPIAQTISGVSAAVAASLVSIISVGNALGRFFWAWLSDAIGRKWVFFVMFLLQAVLLVLLPLLGAASFVLLAILAFIVVSCYGGGFGTMPAFSADYFGSANVGKIYGLMLTAWSFGGVLGPLLISYIIDSTDSYSLAFFILAGIMVGSAVVAFIVRPPRRGSEVPAAQPEGARA comes from the coding sequence ATGGCAAGTCAGACGGCCAACGATGCCGGTAACAGGGTGATCATTGCTATCGCGGGGGTAGTCATGCAGGTGGCGCTCGGGGCGGTCTACGCCTGGAGCGTGTTCCGCGACCCGCTGGCGCAGGCGTACGGCGGCGCCTCGGCGACCGCCGTCAACACGACGTTCAGCATCACGATCTTCACGCTCGGGTTCGCCGCCTTTGCCGGTGGCCTGTGGATGGGTCGCTCGGGGCCGCGCATCGTGGCGCTCACGGCCGGGGTGCTCTACGGGCTGGGGATCTTCCTGGCGAGCTTCGCCGAGGGTAGCCTGGTGCTGCTGTACCTGACCTACGGCCTGATCGCCGGCGCCGGCATCGGCCTCGGCTACATCGTGCCGGTCGCCACCCTTATCAAGTGGTTTCCCGACAAACGCGGCTTCATAACGGGCATCGCCGTGGCGGGCTTCGGCGGCGGGGCGTTCGTGACGGCGTTCGTAGCCCGCGGGCTCGTCGCGTCCTCAGGACCTTTCTCGGCCTTCGCCATCCTCGGCATCGTCTACCTCGTCATGGTCGTCGGCGCGGCGCTGTTCATGCGGAACCCGCCGGAGGGCTACCGCCCCCCGGGCTGGGAACCGGAGGAGAGCGGGACGGGTGGCGCCTCGGCCGCGAACTACGATCTGGGCGGCGCCCTCAAGACCTGGCAGTGGTTCGCGCTCTGGGCGCTTCTCTTCCTCAACGTCACGGCCGGCATCGCCATCATCACGGAGGCCGCGCCGATAGCGCAGACCATCTCGGGCGTCAGCGCCGCCGTCGCGGCCTCGCTGGTGAGCATCATCTCCGTCGGCAACGCCCTGGGCAGGTTCTTCTGGGCCTGGCTCTCGGACGCCATCGGCCGCAAGTGGGTCTTCTTCGTCATGTTCCTCCTGCAGGCGGTGCTCCTGGTGCTACTGCCGCTCCTGGGAGCCGCGTCGTTCGTGCTGCTCGCGATCCTCGCCTTCATCGTCGTCTCCTGCTACGGCGGCGGGTTCGGGACGATGCCGGCGTTCAGCGCCGACTACTTCGGCTCGGCGAACGTCGGCAAGATCTACGGCCTCATGCTCACCGCCTGGAGCTTCGGCGGCGTGCTCGGGCCGCTCCTGATCTCCTACATCATCGACTCGACCGACTCGTACTCGCTAGCCTTCTTTATCCTCGCCGGGATTATGGTAGGCAGCGCGGTCGTCGCCTTTATCGTCCGCCCGCCGAGGCGCGGCTCGGAAGTCCCGGCCGCCCAGCCCGAAGGGGCCAGGGCTTAA
- a CDS encoding DUF485 domain-containing protein, with protein MTVYKASHIVPIRSGKDERSRVERNDEWVRVERTSAFKELMRKKKAFILPAMIFFFVFYFTLPFLTAFTTVLNATAFGPISWAYVYAFAQFVMTWGLAYAYIGQANKWDDLVDDARREAAQGSAEGSRA; from the coding sequence TTGACTGTATACAAGGCATCCCATATAGTGCCCATTCGTTCGGGAAAGGACGAAAGGAGCAGGGTGGAGCGTAATGACGAGTGGGTTCGCGTCGAGCGGACTTCAGCGTTCAAGGAATTGATGCGAAAGAAGAAGGCTTTCATCTTACCTGCGATGATCTTTTTCTTCGTCTTCTACTTCACGCTGCCGTTCTTGACGGCTTTTACTACGGTGTTGAACGCCACGGCGTTCGGGCCGATATCCTGGGCGTACGTGTACGCCTTCGCGCAGTTCGTCATGACGTGGGGTCTCGCCTACGCGTACATAGGCCAGGCGAACAAGTGGGACGACCTGGTGGATGACGCCCGGCGAGAGGCGGCGCAGGGGTCCGCGGAAGGGAGCAGGGCATGA
- a CDS encoding solute symporter family protein, which translates to MSTTDITAFAFFILIIAITLAITYWAAKRNTDTSHHYVAGGEITSWQNGLAISGDYLSAASFLGIAGAIALEGFSGFYLSIGFLVAFLVVLLLVAEPLRNLGKYTVGDVLTARFNARGVRSASALNTLAISMFYMIAQLIGAGALISLLLPISFNLAVIIVGVLMTVYVVAGGMVATTWIQITKAVLLILGSIGLSIAVLAQFGFNPVALFAAVESEVGREAIVPAPPGGLVPGLDTISLNIALVLGTAGLPHILIRFLTVPDAKAARRSIIVATWVIGGFYLLTPILGYGATLLVGRDTIAQQDPGGNLAAPLLAEALGGPIFLAFISAVAFATIVAVVAGLVIAASSAFAHDFYTNVIRHGEASEQEQFKAARYTSAGIAITAIILALLLQGANVAFLVALAFAVAASANVPVILLLIFWKGFNTAGAIAGMLTGLISSVGLVVLSPTILGDAAIFPLTSPAIVSVPLGFLACYLGTKLGGKSAEREMREGRQTSYDEIYVRANTGISNIEQEIRESAPETGQRTS; encoded by the coding sequence ATGAGCACGACCGACATCACCGCCTTCGCGTTCTTTATCCTGATCATCGCCATCACGCTCGCCATCACCTACTGGGCGGCCAAGCGGAACACGGACACCAGCCACCACTACGTGGCGGGGGGCGAGATCACGAGTTGGCAGAACGGCCTCGCCATCTCCGGCGACTACCTCTCGGCGGCATCCTTCCTCGGCATAGCCGGGGCGATAGCCCTCGAAGGCTTCTCGGGTTTCTACCTTTCGATCGGCTTTCTGGTGGCGTTCTTGGTGGTCCTCCTGCTCGTGGCCGAGCCCCTGAGGAACCTCGGCAAGTACACCGTCGGCGACGTGCTCACGGCGCGGTTCAACGCCCGCGGGGTGCGCTCGGCATCGGCGCTCAACACGCTGGCGATCAGCATGTTCTACATGATCGCTCAGCTCATCGGCGCGGGCGCGCTCATAAGCCTGCTGTTGCCGATCTCGTTCAACCTGGCGGTCATCATCGTGGGCGTCCTGATGACCGTGTACGTCGTGGCCGGCGGGATGGTGGCCACCACCTGGATCCAGATCACCAAGGCCGTCTTGCTGATCTTGGGCTCCATCGGCCTGTCGATCGCCGTGCTCGCCCAGTTCGGCTTCAACCCGGTAGCGCTCTTCGCCGCGGTGGAGAGCGAGGTCGGCCGCGAGGCGATCGTGCCCGCCCCGCCCGGCGGCCTCGTGCCCGGGCTTGACACGATCTCGCTGAACATCGCCCTGGTCCTTGGGACGGCGGGGCTGCCGCACATCCTGATCCGGTTCCTCACGGTGCCCGACGCGAAGGCGGCCCGCCGCTCGATCATCGTGGCGACGTGGGTGATCGGGGGGTTCTACCTCCTGACCCCTATCCTCGGCTACGGTGCGACGCTCCTGGTCGGCCGGGACACCATCGCCCAGCAGGACCCGGGCGGCAACCTTGCCGCCCCGCTGCTCGCGGAGGCCCTCGGCGGCCCGATCTTCCTGGCGTTCATCTCGGCGGTCGCCTTCGCGACGATCGTGGCCGTGGTGGCGGGCCTCGTCATCGCCGCCTCCAGCGCCTTCGCCCACGACTTCTACACCAACGTGATACGCCACGGCGAGGCGTCCGAGCAGGAGCAGTTCAAGGCCGCCCGCTACACCTCCGCGGGCATCGCGATCACCGCCATAATCCTGGCCCTGCTCCTGCAGGGCGCGAACGTGGCGTTCCTCGTGGCGCTGGCCTTCGCCGTCGCCGCGAGCGCGAACGTCCCGGTCATCCTGCTCCTGATATTCTGGAAAGGCTTCAACACGGCCGGCGCGATCGCCGGCATGCTGACCGGCCTCATATCCTCGGTCGGCCTGGTGGTCCTGAGCCCCACCATCCTTGGCGACGCGGCCATCTTCCCCCTGACGAGCCCGGCCATCGTCTCCGTACCCTTGGGCTTCCTTGCCTGCTACCTGGGCACCAAGCTCGGCGGCAAGAGCGCCGAACGCGAGATGAGAGAGGGGCGCCAAACGTCCTACGACGAGATCTACGTCCGCGCCAACACCGGCATCTCCAACATCGAGCAGGAGATCCGGGAATCCGCCCCGGAGACGGGGCAGCGCACCTCGTAA
- a CDS encoding GNAT family N-acetyltransferase: protein MDITVRHAEPSDADALHRIFQARSVVAGTLQLPFPRLSLWQERLRNPPEGLYQLVACVEDEVVGELTLSTTPNRPRLGHVGSIGMAVRDEWQGKGVGTALMEAALDLAHNWLALTRIELEVYTDNAAGIALYERFGFEREGTHRRYAFRDGGYVDAYSMARLKG from the coding sequence GTGGACATAACGGTCAGGCACGCCGAACCCTCGGACGCCGATGCCCTGCACCGCATCTTCCAAGCACGCTCCGTCGTGGCAGGCACCCTGCAACTCCCCTTCCCGAGACTAAGCCTCTGGCAGGAGCGTCTCCGAAACCCGCCGGAAGGCCTCTACCAGCTAGTCGCCTGCGTCGAAGACGAGGTAGTCGGAGAACTGACCCTCAGCACCACCCCGAACCGCCCGAGGCTGGGCCACGTCGGGAGCATCGGCATGGCCGTGCGCGACGAGTGGCAGGGCAAGGGCGTCGGGACCGCGCTGATGGAGGCCGCGCTCGACCTCGCACACAACTGGCTGGCCCTCACCCGTATCGAGCTAGAAGTCTACACGGACAACGCGGCCGGCATAGCCCTCTACGAGAGGTTCGGCTTCGAGAGGGAAGGAACCCACCGCCGCTACGCCTTCCGCGACGGCGGGTACGTTGACGCCTATTCCATGGCCCGCCTGAAAGGGTGA
- a CDS encoding OsmC family peroxiredoxin yields the protein MATAERRAEVVWNGDLQSGSGTFDLASSGAWSGANVSFATRTENPNGNTSPEELIAAAHASCYAMALSNVLHEGGNDPEELRINATCVLDMGSLKITTETLDVRGRVPGLDADGFQQAVEQADQVCPVTNALRGNVDVRVNATLD from the coding sequence ATGGCTACAGCGGAACGGCGTGCGGAAGTGGTCTGGAACGGCGACCTGCAGAGCGGCTCCGGCACCTTCGACCTCGCGAGCAGCGGGGCCTGGTCGGGGGCCAACGTAAGCTTCGCCACCCGTACGGAGAACCCGAACGGCAACACCTCTCCCGAGGAGTTGATAGCGGCCGCCCACGCCTCCTGCTACGCGATGGCGCTCTCCAACGTGCTCCATGAGGGCGGCAACGACCCTGAGGAGCTCAGGATAAACGCCACCTGCGTGCTCGACATGGGGAGCCTGAAGATCACGACCGAGACCCTTGACGTCCGCGGCCGCGTCCCCGGCCTCGACGCCGACGGCTTCCAGCAGGCCGTCGAGCAGGCCGATCAGGTCTGCCCCGTAACCAACGCCCTGCGCGGCAACGTCGACGTCCGGGTAAACGCCACCCTGGACTAA
- a CDS encoding OsmC family peroxiredoxin, with protein MALAKRRAEVDWKGTLEEGRGSFTVGKWMVGEVPVTWASRTSPAEETTSPEELIAAAHASCYAMALSLVLAERGTPPENIDVEAECTLDQTPEGFRITTIDLEVRGRVPELDAEGFRDAAESAHQVCPVSNALKGNVEIRVNTTLAD; from the coding sequence ATGGCGCTTGCGAAGCGGCGGGCCGAGGTGGACTGGAAGGGAACCCTCGAAGAGGGACGCGGCAGCTTCACCGTTGGTAAATGGATGGTGGGCGAAGTTCCGGTGACGTGGGCCTCGCGCACGAGCCCCGCGGAGGAGACCACGAGCCCCGAGGAACTAATAGCCGCGGCCCACGCCTCCTGCTACGCGATGGCCCTCTCGCTCGTCCTCGCCGAGCGCGGAACGCCGCCGGAGAACATCGACGTCGAGGCCGAGTGTACCCTCGACCAGACCCCCGAAGGCTTCAGGATCACGACGATAGACCTCGAAGTCCGGGGGAGGGTGCCCGAACTGGACGCCGAGGGTTTTCGGGATGCCGCCGAAAGCGCTCACCAGGTATGCCCGGTCTCCAACGCCCTCAAAGGGAACGTCGAGATCAGGGTCAACACCACGCTTGCGGATTAG
- a CDS encoding cysteine hydrolase family protein — protein sequence MVEVPQYEVHGELRLDPASTTLVVVDMQNDFVKEGGSLVVPDAEGTIPAIRGLIEAARRAGAKVVFTQDTHSEGDPEWEIWPEHARDGSWGWEIVDELAPREDELVIKKVRYDAFYGTHLDHFLRLWDTKTLVLCGTVANICVHYTAASAALRWYDVVIPKDATSALDPFDLESSLRQTAFLFNGAITTSGALRLEGADPEAYRSKMEEAARNG from the coding sequence ATGGTGGAGGTTCCGCAGTACGAGGTACACGGGGAGCTTCGCCTCGACCCGGCGAGCACGACCCTCGTCGTGGTGGACATGCAGAACGACTTCGTCAAAGAAGGCGGTTCGCTGGTCGTCCCCGACGCGGAGGGGACCATCCCGGCGATCCGGGGTTTGATCGAGGCGGCCCGCAGGGCCGGGGCGAAGGTCGTCTTCACCCAGGACACGCACTCGGAGGGCGACCCGGAGTGGGAGATCTGGCCCGAGCACGCCCGCGATGGGTCGTGGGGCTGGGAGATAGTCGACGAGCTGGCGCCGCGCGAGGACGAGCTCGTGATAAAGAAAGTCCGTTACGACGCCTTCTACGGCACCCACCTGGACCACTTCTTGAGGCTGTGGGACACCAAGACGCTCGTACTTTGCGGCACGGTCGCCAACATCTGCGTCCACTACACGGCCGCGAGCGCCGCGCTGCGCTGGTACGACGTAGTCATCCCCAAAGACGCCACCTCCGCCCTCGACCCGTTCGACCTCGAGTCATCCCTCCGCCAGACGGCTTTCCTTTTCAACGGCGCGATCACGACCTCGGGCGCCCTGCGTCTGGAAGGGGCAGACCCCGAGGCCTACCGGAGCAAGATGGAGGAGGCCGCCCGCAACGGGTAA
- a CDS encoding alkaline phosphatase D family protein, whose product MGEIDRRTFVKLGGAGAAALIFGYGPFTERVWAQPRFPDYPFKLGVASGDPLPDGVVLWTRLAPDPLNGGGMPDKKVPVQWQVATDEGFSNVVLEGSTFARPELAHSVHVEVGGLNPGSEYFYRFRAGRDLSPVGRTKTAPAAGAGLAEMSFAIVSCQQYEHGYFTAYRRMAEQEQLDLVFHLGDYIYEYGPNEYVAPGGNVRAHSGPEIVTLSDYRNRHAQYRTDEDLQAAHAAFPWAVTWDDHEVENNYADEVPEARTPTPTTEAFLRRRAAAYQAYYEHMPLRRSSVPTGPDMLLYRRLAYGNLAEFNVLDTRQYRDDQAANDGTDPPNPESLDPNRTLTGNEQEQWLLNGLAASGATWNVLAQQVFFAQRDFNTDDTQRFSMDAWDGYVGSRNRISNFIQERGSLNPVVLTGDVHNNWACDLKANYDDPASATFGSEFVGTSVTSGGDGADTSPNQENVVAENPHIKFFNGQRGYVRCTLTPEQWRADYRVLPFVKQPGAPVYTRASFAIEAGNPGLQQVDANAVQGTRVSSALVESDAKRIKAQEEAGRRKNRR is encoded by the coding sequence ATGGGCGAGATCGACCGCAGGACGTTCGTGAAGCTGGGCGGGGCGGGTGCCGCGGCCCTGATCTTCGGCTACGGGCCGTTTACCGAGAGGGTCTGGGCTCAACCGCGATTCCCGGACTACCCGTTCAAGCTCGGCGTCGCCTCGGGGGACCCCCTGCCCGACGGCGTCGTGCTCTGGACGCGGCTGGCCCCCGATCCGCTCAACGGCGGCGGGATGCCGGACAAGAAGGTGCCCGTCCAGTGGCAGGTCGCCACCGACGAGGGATTCAGCAACGTCGTGCTGGAGGGTTCCACGTTCGCCCGCCCCGAGCTCGCCCACTCCGTGCACGTCGAGGTCGGTGGGCTGAACCCGGGTAGCGAGTACTTCTACCGCTTCCGGGCCGGGCGGGACCTCTCGCCCGTGGGCCGCACGAAGACGGCGCCCGCGGCCGGGGCTGGCCTGGCCGAGATGAGCTTCGCCATCGTCTCGTGCCAGCAGTACGAGCACGGCTACTTCACGGCCTACCGCAGGATGGCCGAGCAGGAGCAGCTCGACCTCGTCTTCCACCTCGGGGACTACATCTACGAGTACGGCCCCAACGAGTACGTGGCTCCCGGCGGCAACGTCCGGGCGCACTCGGGGCCCGAGATCGTCACGCTCTCGGACTACCGCAACCGCCACGCCCAGTACCGTACCGATGAGGATCTCCAGGCGGCGCACGCGGCGTTCCCCTGGGCTGTGACCTGGGACGACCACGAGGTCGAGAACAACTACGCCGACGAGGTCCCCGAGGCGAGGACCCCGACGCCGACCACCGAGGCGTTCCTCAGACGGCGGGCGGCGGCCTACCAGGCGTACTACGAGCATATGCCCCTCCGGCGGTCCTCGGTACCAACCGGCCCGGACATGCTCCTCTACCGGCGCCTGGCCTACGGCAACCTCGCCGAGTTCAACGTGCTCGACACCCGCCAGTACCGCGACGACCAGGCCGCAAACGACGGCACCGATCCGCCCAATCCGGAGAGCCTGGATCCCAATCGCACCCTCACCGGCAACGAGCAGGAGCAGTGGCTCCTTAACGGGCTCGCCGCCTCCGGGGCGACCTGGAACGTGCTCGCCCAGCAGGTCTTCTTCGCCCAGCGGGACTTCAATACCGACGACACCCAGCGCTTCTCCATGGACGCCTGGGACGGCTACGTCGGCTCGCGGAACCGCATCTCGAACTTTATCCAGGAGCGCGGCTCTCTCAACCCGGTGGTCCTGACCGGCGACGTTCACAACAACTGGGCGTGCGACCTGAAGGCGAACTACGATGATCCGGCTTCCGCGACGTTCGGCAGCGAGTTCGTCGGCACCTCCGTAACCTCCGGCGGCGACGGCGCGGACACTAGCCCGAATCAGGAGAACGTAGTCGCGGAGAACCCACACATAAAGTTCTTCAACGGCCAGCGCGGCTACGTGCGCTGCACCCTCACGCCCGAGCAGTGGCGCGCGGACTACAGGGTCTTGCCTTTCGTCAAGCAGCCGGGGGCGCCGGTCTACACCAGGGCGTCTTTCGCCATCGAGGCAGGGAACCCGGGCCTTCAGCAGGTGGACGCCAACGCCGTTCAGGGCACGCGCGTCTCCTCCGCGCTCGTCGAGTCGGACGCCAAGAGGATCAAAGCCCAGGAAGAGGCCGGCCGCAGGAAGAACCGCCGCTAA
- a CDS encoding DMT family transporter, producing MGVRFVYTLLLVAVTAVWGWTFVVVQDAIALYGVLPFLAVRFALAGAALAPVYGSRLTRRSLLVGGGIGVVLAAGYLFQTTGLLFTTPTNSGLITGLFVVFAPLADRVLFGASASRQVLVAVVLSLVGMVLLAGGGPEGANWGDLLTLFCAAALGLHIALLSRYAAGHDAGGLTLAQILAMALLFVVAWPFFAPVTFPPPEVWVALLVTGLLASAGAFLVQTTVQQRIPAARTAIILTMEPVFAALFGYWLAGDRLVAVQIFGAALILSALAIGEVLPVLRRGKKQGV from the coding sequence ATGGGCGTCCGGTTCGTGTACACGCTTCTGCTCGTCGCCGTCACGGCCGTGTGGGGCTGGACTTTCGTGGTCGTCCAGGACGCCATCGCGCTCTACGGCGTGCTGCCTTTCCTGGCCGTTCGGTTCGCGTTGGCGGGCGCCGCGCTCGCCCCGGTCTACGGCAGCAGGCTCACCCGGCGGTCGCTGCTCGTGGGGGGCGGCATCGGGGTGGTGCTCGCGGCGGGCTACCTGTTCCAGACGACGGGCCTGCTCTTCACGACGCCGACCAACTCGGGCCTCATCACGGGCCTCTTCGTGGTCTTCGCCCCTTTAGCCGACAGGGTACTCTTCGGGGCGAGCGCCTCGCGGCAGGTCCTGGTGGCCGTCGTGTTGAGCCTCGTCGGGATGGTCCTTCTGGCGGGCGGCGGGCCGGAGGGCGCCAACTGGGGGGATCTGCTCACCCTCTTCTGCGCGGCGGCGCTCGGCCTGCACATCGCGCTCCTCTCCCGGTACGCGGCCGGCCACGACGCGGGCGGTCTGACCCTGGCCCAGATCCTGGCGATGGCCCTGCTCTTCGTAGTCGCCTGGCCCTTCTTCGCCCCCGTTACCTTTCCGCCGCCCGAGGTCTGGGTAGCGCTGCTCGTAACGGGGCTTCTCGCCTCGGCGGGTGCGTTCCTGGTCCAGACGACGGTGCAGCAACGTATCCCGGCGGCGCGGACCGCGATCATACTGACCATGGAGCCCGTCTTCGCGGCACTCTTCGGCTACTGGCTCGCGGGCGACAGGCTCGTGGCGGTCCAGATCTTCGGCGCGGCCCTCATCCTCTCCGCGCTCGCGATCGGGGAGGTCCTGCCCGTCCTGCGGCGGGGAAAGAAACAGGGCGTTTAA